The genomic interval TTCGCCCGCGGCTCGGACAACCAGCTGTGGCAGACGTACTGGATTGGGACCGCGTGGATTCCCTGGCTCCCGCTCGGCGGAACCCTGACGTCGGACCCGGCGGCGGTGAGCCGGGACACCAGCCATATCGACATCTTCGTCCGAGGTTCCGACAACGCCATCTATCAAAGGTCCTGGACGGGACTGGCGTGGACGGGCTGGTCGTCACTGGGGGGCAGCTTTGCCTCGGGCCCCGCCGTGTCCTCGTGGGACGCCAACCGGATGGATGTGTTTGTCCGGGGCTCGGACAACCAGATCTGGCAGTCCTACTGGACCGGAGGCCCGTGGAGCTCCTGGTTCTCGCTGGGAGGCAACGTGGTCTCGGACCCGGCGGCGGTGAGCTGGGGTCCCAACCGTATCGACGTGTTCGCCCGGGGCGCGGACAACTCCATCATGCAGAAGTACTGGAATGGCACCACGTGGGTGGGGTGGTCGTCGCTGGGGGGCAACTTCGTCTCGGACCCCGCCGTCGCCTCGCGCGGTGCGAACAAGCTGGACGTGTTCGCCCGGAGCGCGGACAACAGCCTGTGGATCAACAGCTGGAATGGCGCGACCTGGAGCGGCTGGCAGTGGCTGGGCGGTGCGTTGGCCTCCGCGCCGGATGCCGTGAGCAGGTCCTCGAGCAACCTGGATGTCTTCTACATCAGCTCGGACGGGGCCCTGCGACACTCCACCTACAACAACGGGTGGTAGGCGGTTGAGTTGACGCTGAAGGCTAGGGTCCCGCGTCGAACTGGTCCGGGATGGGGTTGCCTTGTTCATCCCTCACGGGCCCGTCGGCGTGTGAGGCGCACGGCACCGGGCCCATGGGCGCGACAGGTTCCAGGAACATGGGCTGGATGAGCCATGTCCCCTGCCAGTTCGCCAGGGCGTTGCACATCAAGCGCCGCTTGTTGCGCCGGATGACCAGCTTGAGGCCCACGGCGTCCTGGAGCATCGACACATCCGTGTCCGAGTCACCCGCCGCGAAGAGGGGCCTCGAGGCGGGGTCCTCCGCGCGCTGCAACTGCGCCTCGGCGGGCAGGCCGAAGACACGCTTGTTGATCCAACAGCGCTTGCCCTCGTCATAGGTCATCAGCGTGTCCTTCCCGTCGGGGACGGGACCGCAGCCCTCGAACACCGGCCGCGCCCGGCCATCGACGAAGACATTGCGGATGCCGATGACCTGGTGTGCGGCGACGCCGAGCTGGGCGGCCACCACTTCGACCGCCGACTGAGGGGAGGCACTGACCACCCACACCTCGAACCCGTTCTCCTGCATCGCCTCAATCAGGTCACGTTGGGCCTCGTAGACCCGGATGAAGGAAGGCAGTTCGTACCCACCGATGCGCCGCTTCGCGCCCATCGGCTCGGTCAGCGCGGCGGAGAGTGCCTCCGAGGCCAACTGGCGGAGCCTGGAAGGGGTATGCCCTGCGAGCAACTGCGCCGCCCAGGCATAGGAGGCATTGAGGGTGGGAGTGGAGGCCTGCCGCCACGCCTGGGCCCCCTCCGGCGTCTTCCCTTCCAGGTAGATGCCCAGCACGGCAGATGCACACCGCGCATGAAGACGCGTGAGCAACCGTCCCTCCGGACCGACGGCATCACCACATGCGCCCGAGAGCGCCTGGACGGCCGCGTCCGTCAGGTGGCTGCTGGTGCGAAGCCAGTCGCCATCAGGCGGGGCGTAGAGTTCGTCGTGCTCCACCAGCCAGGACACCAGCGCATCACCGACGTCGTTCTTGATGAGCGTGTTGTCCAGGTCGAAGACGGCCACCGGACGGCGCCGGGGATTGAACGAAGGGCTTGAGCGTCCATGCGCCGTCAAGAGCGCGTCCAGCCGCTCCCGGACCTCCGGACGC from Myxococcus stipitatus carries:
- a CDS encoding HAD family hydrolase; protein product: MLRLLGLTLALGFTACSGHVRTGPPMLLSERTGGWRPEVRERLDALLTAHGRSSPSFNPRRRPVAVFDLDNTLIKNDVGDALVSWLVEHDELYAPPDGDWLRTSSHLTDAAVQALSGACGDAVGPEGRLLTRLHARCASAVLGIYLEGKTPEGAQAWRQASTPTLNASYAWAAQLLAGHTPSRLRQLASEALSAALTEPMGAKRRIGGYELPSFIRVYEAQRDLIEAMQENGFEVWVVSASPQSAVEVVAAQLGVAAHQVIGIRNVFVDGRARPVFEGCGPVPDGKDTLMTYDEGKRCWINKRVFGLPAEAQLQRAEDPASRPLFAAGDSDTDVSMLQDAVGLKLVIRRNKRRLMCNALANWQGTWLIQPMFLEPVAPMGPVPCASHADGPVRDEQGNPIPDQFDAGP